The genomic DNA CGCGGCGCGTGATCGAACATCGTGCCAACAATTTGCTTGCGGAGAACAGCGGCGGCGAGCGTTTCGCACTGGCCTTCCTCGACGTCGACAATTTCAAGCACATCAACGACTATTACGGCCACGCCGTCGGCGATGCGCTGCTGGTCGAGCTGTCGAAGCGGCTCGGACGCGACTTGCGCGATTCCGACATGCTGTCGCGCATTTCCGGCGACGAATTCCTGCTGCTGCTGTCGCCGATCCAGAGCCTGGAAGAGGTCGCCGAATTCATGCAGTCGACGCTCGAGCGGCTGACGGCACCGTTCTTCATCGAAAATTCGGAAGTCTTCGTCTCGACCTCGGTCGGCGTCAGCATGTATCCCGATCACGGCAGCAGCTTCGAGACGCTGCGACAGAACGCCGACATCGCGATGTACCGCGTCAAGAACGACGGCAAGGGATCGGCGGCCTTCTTCGACTCCAGCATGGAGCGAGAGGCATTGGCGCGGACGAAGATCGAGCAATCGCTGCGGCTCGCCATCCTGGAGAAGCGCTTCTGCTGCGCCTTCCAGTCCAAGGTCGACATCCGCACCCAGGCCGTGAAGGGCATCGAAGCCTTGGTGCGCCTGCGCGACGACGAAGGCGTGATCCAGGCACCCGGCTCGTTCATCAATCTCGCCGGCGAGCTCGGCTTGATCGACGAGCTCACTCACCTCGTGCTCGCCGAAATCGTCAGATCGATCGATCCGATCAACGACACGTTCGGCGCCGACGCGACCATCAGCATCAACGTCGCCGCCAAGCAGGCGGGCAACCCCGAATTCATGCGCAGCTTCGCGCGCGCGCTGGAGGAGACCGGTTTCCCCCAGCGCTTCATGATCGAGGTGACGGAAGACGCCTTCGTCGCCAAGAGCCACTTCCAGGCCGAGATCCTGCCGATGTTCCGCAAGCTCGGCGTCGGCATCTCGATCGACGATTTCGGCACCGGTTACTCCTCGCTCTCGGCGCTGGCCGACATCACCGCGGACGAGATCAAGATCGACCGCTCCTTCATCACCGACATTCATAAGCGCCCGCGCAGCCAGGGCATTTTGCGCGCGATCGAATCCTTGAGCGAAGCGCTCGGCATGACCGTGATCGCCGAAGGCCTCGAATCCTACGAGGAGCTCGCCTATCTCCAGGCCGCGACCAAGATCCGCTACGCGCAGGGCTATTACTTCTCCCGTCCGATCTTCCTGGAAGAGCTGAAGCTGGCAACGCCTGCGTCCAGCGAGTCGCGCGCCAGCGTCGCGACCCGACCGATGCAGCAGAACCGCCAGGGCTATTCGCGCGCGAGCGGGTATCGAAGGTAGGGCGAGAGCGGCGCTGCAATCTCGATGGACTGGATGCCCCGGTCAAGCCGGGGCATGACAGCGGGGAATGGAGCGGCGCCTCAATGCCCATTTCCCGCTTTGAAATCGCTGCCCTTTTGCTAATACACGAGCGGACTTCCCGTGGGATATGTCATGTCCGCTTCCGCCTCGATCAGTGATCCAGCCTATCTCCGTGCGCGCGCGATGGAGACGCTGTTCGAACGGCTGGAACAGCTGTGCGAGGGCGCCATTGCGATCGACCGCGGCGGGCGGGTCGTCTACGTCAATGAAAAATATCTCGCGGCACTCGGCCTCAAGCATACCTTCGAGGCGATCGGCCGCCCGATCGAGGAGGTCATCCCGAACAGCCTGATGCGGAAGGTGGCCGAGACCGGCGAGCCGATCCTGCTCGACATCATGGAGCTCGGCGGCGAGCAGCTCGTCGTCACCCGCATGCCGATCGAGGACGAGAACGGGACGGTGATCG from Bradyrhizobium sp. CCBAU 53351 includes the following:
- a CDS encoding bifunctional diguanylate cyclase/phosphodiesterase translates to MNDNRYSGASEAELGFLKEIVRMLPAGLTVQDAHGELLLVNDAAAAQLGMDGSRPSPDLAPRREACRRALSAGQAVVTEEALHGGATRQVLLTTHRPVRLAGRELLISASSDITEQKNFEDQLFRSAYFDELTGLPSRRVIEHRANNLLAENSGGERFALAFLDVDNFKHINDYYGHAVGDALLVELSKRLGRDLRDSDMLSRISGDEFLLLLSPIQSLEEVAEFMQSTLERLTAPFFIENSEVFVSTSVGVSMYPDHGSSFETLRQNADIAMYRVKNDGKGSAAFFDSSMEREALARTKIEQSLRLAILEKRFCCAFQSKVDIRTQAVKGIEALVRLRDDEGVIQAPGSFINLAGELGLIDELTHLVLAEIVRSIDPINDTFGADATISINVAAKQAGNPEFMRSFARALEETGFPQRFMIEVTEDAFVAKSHFQAEILPMFRKLGVGISIDDFGTGYSSLSALADITADEIKIDRSFITDIHKRPRSQGILRAIESLSEALGMTVIAEGLESYEELAYLQAATKIRYAQGYYFSRPIFLEELKLATPASSESRASVATRPMQQNRQGYSRASGYRR